The genome window GGCAACTCAACCAAGAAAGTATTGGTAATGGATTGGGTAATGTGCAACGGTTGATTAATTCTAGTGCTAATGCTCAAATTCAGTTGATTGATACCCCCGGCATTGATGAAATTGACGGGGAAACGAGGGAGGCTTTAGCCCATGATTTGGCTAGTCAGGTGGATTTAATTTTATTTGTGGTGTCGGGAGATATTACAAGGGTGGAGTATCAAGCGCTTTCTCAGTTGCGGGAAGTGGGTAAACCGATGATTTTGGTGTTTAATAAAATTGATCAATATCCCGATGCCGATCGCACCGAAATCTATGAGACAATTAGAGATAAGAGGGTAAAAGAGTTATTGTCCCCCGATGAAATTGTCATGGTGGCGGCATCTCCTTTTATTTCTGTGGCGCTGAGGAATAAAGAAGGTAAATTAAAGGTTAGTCGTCGTCGGGCAGAGCCTCAAATCGAAGATTTACAGCTAAAAATCCTTGAAATTCTCCATCGAGAGGGAAAATCTCTCGTTGCCCTCAATACCATGTTATTTACAGGTAATATTAACGAACGATTGGTACAAAGAAAATTATCAGTTAGGGATGATAACGCCGAAAAAATTATCCAAAAAGCCGTGATGACTAAAGCCAGTGCGATCGCCCTTAACCCCGTAACCGCCCTAGATTTGTTCACAGGGGCGATCGTTGATGTGGCGATGATTTTAAGCCTTTCCCACCTATATAACATCCCCATGACCCAAAAAGGAGCCTTAGGGCTACTAAAAAAAATAGCTTTCAGCATGGGAGGTATTACCGCCAGTGACATCCTTATTACATTTGGTTTAAGTTCCCTCAAAGGAGTATTAGGCTTAACCACCCCCATCACAGGAGGATTAAGCCTTGCCCCTTATCTCTCCATCGCCATTACCCAAGCAGGAGTGGCAGGAGTCTCCACCTACGCCATTGGGCAAGTAACAAAAGTTTATCTCGCCAACGGCGCTTCATGGGGCGAAAATGGTCCCCTAGCAGTGGTAGAAAACATCATCAATTCCCTTGATGAAACCTCAATTTTAAACCGTATCAAATGGGAATTAAAAGCCAAATTAAAAACTACTAAACCGCCAATAATTGATCCCAATCTTGGCTAGGGGCATCCTCTTGGGCGACAATTTCCAAAATTTTGCCATCAGTTTCTGGGCGAGAAATCACCTCAACACATACCTGCGCCACTTTTCTACGGGGAATAGAGCCTTCCTCTAGGGTATCAGCGCCCCTTACCACCAAGGGATATAAATTGTCTTCATTTTTTAACCCCCCAGGCCTGACGATAGTATAATTTAAGCCACTATCTATTAAATACTTTTCTGCCTGTTTTTTCCAAAACAACACCAACCCAAATAAATTGAGAGGATGGAAAAACTTCGATACACAAAGGGAAGTAACAAAAATAAATTTATTTATCTCTGCTTTTTTCGCACAATCAATTAAATTTTTACTGCCCTCAAAATCCACCTTATAAAACGCCGTAATATCCCAACTAGGGGTTGCTCCCGTGGCACAAATTACCACATCACAATCTTTTAAAGCATTTTCTAAAGTTGTAGGTTTTAAAACATCCCCCATAACAACCTCCACCGAAGGGGGTAAAATCTCCTTAGCCTTAGCTTCATCCCTCACCAAAGCCCTAACTTCCATCCCTTTTTCTACCAACTCTTGAACAATTCTTCTTCCTGTTTGCCCCGTAGCCCCTGCCACTAAAATTTTCATAAAATGTACTATTTTTTTGATAATAATTACGATGATTCCATGGTATCAATTTGTTTAAAGTGGGAAATAATGCGAATCGTAGTAATATTGACAATTAAATTGCTCTATTTTAGTCTGAACTAGAGGTTAAATATTAATTACCATCAGTCATAATCAATCTTCATTAATAGTTAAAATTCAAAATAATCATGACCATTTATTTCGTCGGTGCGGGGGTAGGGGGTATCGACTATTTAACGGTAAAAGCCCATGGTTTAATTTGTAAGGCTGATGTAGTCATTTATGATGCGTTGGCTGATGATAACATTCTCAAAATTACACCACCCCATTGTTTACAAATTAATGTGGGCAAAAGAGGGGGACAAATTAGCACTCCTCAAGATAAAATCAATCAAATGTTGATTAATTATGGTCAATCGTATAATAATGTAATTCGTCTGAAAAGTGGAGATCCTGGCATTTTCGGTCGTCTTAGTCCAGAATTAAGGGCGATCGCCCCTTATAATATTGATTATGAGCTAGTACCTGGTATATCATCTATTTTAGCCGCTCCTTTATGGGCGGGGGTAAGCCTGACAGAAAAAAATAACAGTCAAAATTTTGTGGTGATTAGTGGACATAATCCTGAATCCCTTGACTGGCATATTCTCTCCCAAATCGACACCCTCGTTATTTTGATGGGGGCTAAAAATCTTCCACGCATCATTGATTTTTTAATTAAGGGCGAT of Cyanobacterium sp. HL-69 contains these proteins:
- a CDS encoding hypothetical protein (expressed protein); translated protein: MKILVAGATGQTGRRIVQELVEKGMEVRALVRDEAKAKEILPPSVEVVMGDVLKPTTLENALKDCDVVICATGATPSWDITAFYKVDFEGSKNLIDCAKKAEINKFIFVTSLCVSKFFHPLNLFGLVLFWKKQAEKYLIDSGLNYTIVRPGGLKNEDNLYPLVVRGADTLEEGSIPRRKVAQVCVEVISRPETDGKILEIVAQEDAPSQDWDQLLAV
- the cobA-2 gene encoding uroporphyrin-III C-methyltransferase codes for the protein MTIYFVGAGVGGIDYLTVKAHGLICKADVVIYDALADDNILKITPPHCLQINVGKRGGQISTPQDKINQMLINYGQSYNNVIRLKSGDPGIFGRLSPELRAIAPYNIDYELVPGISSILAAPLWAGVSLTEKNNSQNFVVISGHNPESLDWHILSQIDTLVILMGAKNLPRIIDFLIKGDRPSNRSIIIIKNAGRNNQQIWTGTLNNILSKTEGIALSPCVIVIGNVN